One region of Primulina tabacum isolate GXHZ01 chromosome 1, ASM2559414v2, whole genome shotgun sequence genomic DNA includes:
- the LOC142545985 gene encoding uncharacterized protein At5g01610-like — MPSKYQRLCFFTILSLIFFSAVAATTTAPTAYELLQSYDFPVGILPKGITHYDLDPSSGRFDAYLNGSCSFSLEGSYQLKYNPRISGNIYKDTLTNLSGVRVKVLFLWLNIVEVRRNGENLEFSVGVASAEFPIDNFYVCPQCGCGLNCKPLEEKCRRGNLRSISLVSEI, encoded by the coding sequence ATGCCGTCAAAATACCAAAGACTTTGCTTTTTTACCATACTCTCTCTCATCTTTTTCTCCGCTGTGGCTGCCACCACCACCGCTCCCACGGCCTACGAATTGCTCCAGTCCTACGATTTTCCTGTGGGCATCctcccaaaaggcataacccaCTATGATCTTGACCCGTCGTCTGGCAGATTCGACGCCTATTTAAACGGCTCTTGCAGTTTTTCTTTGGAAGGATCTTATCAATTGAAGTACAATCCTAGAATCAGTGGTAATATATACAAAGATACGCTGACTAATTTATCTGGGGTCAGGGTTAAAGTACTTTTTCTCTGGTTAAATATTGTGGAAGTCAGGAGGAATGGTGAAAATCTTGAGTTTTCTGTGGGGGTTGCATCTGCTGAGTTTCCGATCGATAACTTTTATGTTTGTCCTCAATGCGGTTGTGGATTGAATTGTAAACCTTTGGAAGAGAAGTGCAGAAGGGGCAATCTTAGGAGTATTTCTCTTGTTTCTGAGATTTAG